The following proteins are co-located in the Dromiciops gliroides isolate mDroGli1 chromosome 2, mDroGli1.pri, whole genome shotgun sequence genome:
- the NOB1 gene encoding RNA-binding protein NOB1, protein MVLVEHVVADAGAFLRDAALQDIGKTIYTIREVVTEIRDKATRRRLAVLPYELHFKEPYPEYVRLVTEFSKKTGDYPSLSATDIQVLALTYQLEAELVGVAHLKKEPEAKVQVSSSSLHPENPLHIPGFHLPSKPKLPEETVGHVPPAAQPAENLEYNSFLFWRNPLPNIDVDLQELTVGADQSVLSEEEENGSGEKREGSAAEGDDGDDEDEGEDEDGGWITPSNIKQVQQELGQYDSPDNVQVGCVTTDFAMQNVLLQMGLHVLAVNGMLIREARSYILRCHGCFKTTSDMTRVFCAHCGNRTLKKVAVTVNDDGSLHMHFSRNPKVLNARGLRYSLPAPRGGKHANNPHLTEDQRFPQQRLSRKARQKTNVFDPDYIAGVSPFVENDIYSRAAMLQIRDSELGAGRRRLNPNASTKKFVKKR, encoded by the exons ATGGTGCTGGTGGAGCACGTTGTGGCCGACGCCGGGGCCTTCCTGCGGGACGCGGCCCTTCAG GACATCGGGAAAACCATCTACACCATCCGGGAGGTGGTGACGGAGATCCGCGACAAGGCGACCCGGCGGCGCCTCGCCGTCCTGCCCTACGAGCTGCACTTCAAGGAGCCCTACCCCGAGTACGTGAGGCTAG TGACTGAGTTTTCCAAGAAGACTGGTGATTACCCCAGCCTTTCAGCCACAGATATCCAGGTGCTGGCCTTGACTTACCAATTGGAGGCAGAACTTGTTGGGGTGGCTCACCTGAAGAAAGAGCCAGAGGCAAAG GTTCAGGTGAGCTCATCATCGCTTCATCCAGAAAATCCTCTGCATATTCCTGGTTTTCACCTGCCTTCTAAG CCCAAACTCCCAGAGGAAACAGTAGGTCATGTGCCTCCTGCTGCCCAGCCTGCTGAGAACCTCGAGTATAATTCCTTTCTGTTCTGGAGAAACCCTTTGCCCAATATTGATGTCGATCTTCAGGAGCTGACG GTGGGGGCAGATCAGAGTGTCCtaagtgaggaagaagagaatggaagtggagaaaagagggaaggtagTGCTGCCGAGGGTGACGACGGCGATGACGAGGATGAGGGTGAAGATGAAGATGGAGGATGGATAACACCCAGCAATATTAAACAAGTCCAGCAAGAACTGGGACAGTATGACAGTCCTGATAACGTTCAGGTTGGCTGTGTAACCACAGACTTTGCCATGCAG AATGTTCTGCTCCAGATGGGGCTTCATGTGCTCGCAGTAAATGGGATGCTCATCCGAGAGGCCAGAAGCTACATCCTGCGTTGTCACGGCTGTTTCAA GACCACCTCTGACATGACCAGGGTCTTTTGTGCACATTGTGGAAATAGAACACTAAAAAAAGTGGCCGTGACCGTCAATGACGATGGCAGCCTTCACATGCACTTCTCCCGTAACCCCAAGGTGCTGAATGCACGAGGCCTTCGG TATTCACTTCCTGCTCCCAGAGGAGGGAAGCATGCCAACAACCCCCACCTGACAGAGGACCAGCGATTCCCACAGCAGCGCCTGTCCCGAAAGGCCAGGCAGAAAACCAATGTGTTCGATCCTGATTACATAGCGGGGGTATCTCCCTTTGTAGAGAACGACATCTACAGCCGGGCGGCCATGCTCCAGATCAGAGACAGTGAGTTGGGTGCCGGAAGGAGGCGGTTGAACCCCAATGCTTCCACAAAGAAATTTGTGAAAAAGAGGTGA